One Anaerolineae bacterium genomic region harbors:
- the recN gene encoding DNA repair protein RecN: MLSELRIEHFAIIDRLELSLEPGLVVFTGETGAGKSILVDAMALLLGHRAESIFIRQGEKRAYVEGVFLVPPEVRDLVAALLEPEELLDDPEVVVLARELRANGRHLARINGRTVSLALLRQVGQWLVDVHGQSEHLSLFRVREHLPLLDRYAGVAPLREAYQEAYRRWKAVVEELEHLRRLDREAIQRADLLRYQIEEIAAANLQEGEEEALREERLRLANAEKLAEAARQALLVLEEGTSEAPSASDLLGQAVDAVETLSRIDPTQTAQAEVLTHALETLNEVALRLRDYLEGIEFNPRRLNAVEERLALLENLKRKYGATVGEILAYAEQARQELESITHAEERIAELEEERQRLEQVLAQQGLALSEARRQAAARLSRAVEAELADLRMSGARFEVGFTRRPDPQGLLLPDGQRVAFDAQGIDRVEFLLAPNPGEGLKPLAKIASGGESSRLMLALKRVLAQADRTPILIFDEIDQGIGGRLGAVVGEKLWRLARHHQVLCITHLPQLAAFGDQHFRVRKEVMQGRTVTKVEPLEGEARVHELAQMLGAGHEALASAQALLQQARRVASSQLL, translated from the coding sequence ATGCTGAGTGAACTGCGCATCGAGCATTTTGCCATCATCGACCGGCTGGAATTGTCCCTGGAACCGGGCCTGGTGGTTTTCACCGGCGAGACCGGCGCCGGGAAATCCATCCTGGTGGACGCTATGGCGTTGCTTCTGGGCCATCGCGCAGAGAGCATTTTCATCCGTCAGGGGGAAAAGCGGGCCTATGTGGAAGGAGTGTTCCTTGTGCCCCCTGAGGTGCGGGACCTGGTGGCGGCGTTGCTGGAGCCCGAGGAATTGCTCGACGACCCCGAGGTGGTGGTGCTGGCCCGGGAGTTGAGGGCCAATGGCCGTCACCTGGCCCGCATCAACGGGCGCACCGTGTCCCTCGCTCTCTTGCGCCAGGTGGGCCAGTGGTTGGTGGATGTGCACGGCCAATCGGAGCACCTGTCCCTCTTTCGGGTACGGGAGCACCTGCCTTTGCTGGATCGCTATGCCGGTGTGGCCCCGCTGCGAGAGGCTTACCAGGAGGCGTATCGCCGTTGGAAGGCGGTAGTGGAAGAACTGGAGCACCTGCGTCGCCTGGATCGTGAGGCCATCCAGCGAGCCGATTTGTTGCGCTACCAGATCGAGGAGATCGCGGCGGCTAACTTGCAGGAAGGCGAAGAAGAGGCCTTGCGCGAGGAGCGTTTGCGTCTGGCCAACGCCGAAAAGTTGGCCGAAGCTGCCCGTCAGGCGTTGCTCGTGTTGGAGGAGGGGACCTCTGAGGCCCCTTCGGCCAGCGATTTGTTGGGCCAGGCGGTGGATGCCGTGGAAACCCTGTCCCGCATCGACCCGACCCAGACGGCCCAGGCTGAGGTGTTGACCCACGCGCTGGAGACGCTGAACGAGGTGGCGCTGCGCCTGCGCGATTATCTGGAAGGCATCGAATTCAACCCCCGCCGCCTGAACGCGGTGGAAGAGCGCCTGGCTTTGCTCGAAAACCTGAAGCGCAAATACGGTGCTACCGTGGGCGAGATTTTGGCCTATGCCGAACAAGCGCGTCAAGAGTTGGAAAGCATCACCCACGCGGAGGAGCGCATCGCCGAACTGGAGGAAGAGCGGCAGCGGTTGGAGCAGGTGTTGGCCCAGCAAGGCCTGGCTCTGTCCGAGGCCCGTCGCCAGGCGGCCGCGCGCCTCAGCCGCGCCGTGGAAGCCGAACTGGCCGACCTGCGCATGAGTGGGGCGCGTTTTGAGGTGGGGTTTACCCGCCGTCCGGATCCGCAGGGTTTGCTTTTGCCCGATGGGCAACGGGTAGCCTTTGACGCTCAGGGCATCGATCGCGTGGAGTTTTTGCTGGCGCCAAACCCCGGCGAGGGGCTAAAACCCCTGGCCAAAATCGCCTCGGGCGGCGAATCGTCGCGGTTGATGCTGGCCCTCAAGCGGGTGCTGGCCCAGGCCGACCGAACCCCCATTTTGATCTTCGATGAAATTGATCAGGGAATTGGAGGGCGTCTGGGCGCTGTGGTGGGCGAGAAACTCTGGCGACTGGCACGCCATCACCAGGTGTTGTGTATCACTCACCTTCCCCAACTGGCGGCCTTTGGTGACCAACACTTTCGGGTTCGTAAAGAGGTCATGCAGGGGCGTACGGTCACGAAGGTGGAGCCGTTGGAAGGCGAAGCGCGGGTGCACGAATTGGCCCAGATGTTGGGCGCGGGCCACGAAGCCCTGGCCTCGGCTCAGGCCTTGTTGCAACAGGCCCGCCGCGTCGCCAGCAGCCAGCTCTTGTGA
- a CDS encoding NAD(+)/NADH kinase — protein MSDAFRRIAVLAHPQVQDGLARGEQVARFLNQQGVETLVGLLSDPEVRRPVAEGKVDLCIALGGDGTMLRAGHLCGPAQVPILGVNLGRFGFLIEVNWEEWQPALERLLAGEYWAEQRLMLTTTLHRQGDPLLKWQVVNEVVVSRGRLVRPVRLAAYVDDILLARYAVDGLIAATPTGSTAYALAAGGPILPPTLRNILLVPVAPHLSVDRAVVLDEGSVVRLVPDVEHQAVLSVDGQTPVDLEPGDEIVVQCSEHSLVFIRVRGRDYFYRNITTYMNWNPTLGGRP, from the coding sequence ATGAGCGACGCCTTTCGCCGGATTGCTGTGTTGGCGCACCCCCAGGTGCAGGATGGCCTTGCCCGCGGGGAGCAGGTGGCTCGGTTTTTGAATCAGCAGGGGGTGGAGACGCTGGTGGGGTTGTTGAGCGACCCCGAGGTTCGGCGGCCCGTCGCCGAGGGCAAGGTGGATTTGTGCATCGCCCTGGGCGGGGATGGGACCATGCTGCGCGCCGGGCATCTTTGCGGCCCGGCGCAGGTGCCCATTTTGGGCGTCAACCTGGGGCGGTTCGGCTTCCTCATCGAGGTCAACTGGGAGGAGTGGCAGCCTGCATTGGAACGTTTGCTGGCAGGTGAGTATTGGGCCGAGCAGCGTTTGATGCTGACCACCACCCTGCATCGCCAGGGCGACCCCTTGTTGAAATGGCAGGTGGTCAACGAGGTGGTGGTCAGCCGGGGACGCCTGGTGCGCCCGGTGCGTTTGGCGGCCTATGTGGACGACATCTTGCTCGCCCGTTACGCGGTGGATGGCCTGATTGCCGCCACCCCTACCGGCTCCACCGCCTATGCTCTGGCCGCCGGCGGCCCCATCCTCCCGCCCACTTTGCGCAACATCCTCCTGGTCCCCGTGGCGCCACACCTTTCGGTGGATCGGGCGGTGGTCCTGGACGAAGGCAGTGTGGTGCGGCTCGTTCCCGATGTGGAGCATCAGGCGGTGCTCAGCGTGGATGGGCAAACCCCGGTGGATCTGGAACCCGGTGATGAAATCGTGGTGCAATGCAGCGAACACTCCTTAGTGTTTATCCGTGTCCGTGGGCGGGATTACTTCTATCGCAACATTACGACTTACATGAACTGGAATCCCACTTTAGGAGGCCGTCCATGA